A genomic stretch from Flavobacterium humidisoli includes:
- the uxaC gene encoding glucuronate isomerase, which produces MSQTFIHDNFLLENKYAEELYHNYSKNQPIIDYHNHLNPQFIAEDKIFDNITQVWINGDHYKWRAMRTLGINEQFVTGNGSDKDKFLNWGKTVPYTMRNPLYHWTHLELARYFDIYDLLNEKSAEKIYIETSEKINSQAYSTQNLLKKVNAELVCTTEDPIDSLEFHQKFANNSTGIKMSTAFRPDKAILIANDGYNAYLDTLGDVSGVAINTYADLLAALRKRIEFFNANGCKLSDHGLDQIYFENFTESEINAIFKKKRENGELSPEEALKFQSAVLIFLCETYHEFGWVQQFHLGALRNNNARMHRILGPDTGWDSIGDYPQAQKLSGFLNALDSKDKLTKTIIYNLNPADNEVMATMIGNFNDGSVRGKVQFGSGWWFLDQKDGMTKQLNALSNMGLISCFVGMLTDSRSFLSFPRHEYFRRILCNLLGDEIKRGELPNDMEWIGKLVADISYNNAKEYFKF; this is translated from the coding sequence ATGAGCCAGACATTCATACACGATAATTTTTTATTAGAAAATAAATATGCTGAAGAGCTTTATCACAATTACTCTAAAAATCAGCCTATTATTGATTACCATAATCACCTAAATCCGCAATTTATTGCAGAAGATAAAATCTTTGATAATATAACACAAGTTTGGATTAACGGTGATCATTACAAATGGCGTGCAATGCGTACATTAGGAATCAACGAGCAGTTTGTAACGGGAAATGGATCTGATAAGGATAAATTTTTAAACTGGGGAAAAACGGTTCCGTACACCATGCGTAATCCTTTGTATCATTGGACGCATTTAGAATTAGCTCGTTATTTCGATATATATGATTTGTTGAATGAGAAATCTGCAGAGAAAATTTATATCGAAACTTCTGAAAAAATAAATTCTCAAGCATATAGCACGCAAAATCTTCTTAAAAAAGTAAATGCTGAATTAGTTTGTACTACCGAAGATCCAATTGATTCGTTAGAATTTCACCAAAAATTCGCGAACAATTCGACTGGAATTAAAATGAGTACGGCTTTCAGACCTGATAAAGCCATCTTAATTGCTAATGATGGATATAATGCATATCTGGACACATTAGGGGATGTGTCCGGAGTTGCAATTAACACTTATGCTGATTTACTTGCAGCATTAAGAAAAAGAATTGAATTCTTTAATGCAAACGGATGTAAATTGAGTGATCATGGTTTAGATCAGATTTACTTCGAAAACTTTACAGAAAGTGAAATCAATGCTATTTTCAAAAAGAAAAGAGAAAACGGAGAATTGTCTCCAGAAGAAGCATTGAAATTCCAAAGTGCTGTTTTAATTTTCTTATGCGAAACGTACCACGAATTTGGATGGGTACAGCAGTTTCACTTAGGAGCATTGCGTAACAACAATGCACGTATGCACAGAATCTTAGGCCCAGATACCGGATGGGATTCAATTGGAGATTATCCTCAAGCTCAAAAATTGTCAGGCTTTTTAAATGCATTAGACAGTAAAGATAAATTGACTAAAACGATTATTTATAACCTGAATCCTGCTGATAACGAAGTTATGGCAACAATGATTGGAAACTTTAACGACGGAAGCGTTCGCGGAAAAGTACAATTTGGTTCAGGATGGTGGTTCTTAGATCAAAAAGACGGAATGACAAAACAATTGAATGCGCTTTCAAACATGGGTTTAATTAGCTGTTTTGTTGGTATGCTAACAGATTCTAGAAGTTTCCTATCATTCCCAAGACACGAATATTTCAGACGTATTTTATGTAACCTTTTGGGAGACGAAATCAAACGCGGTGAACTTCCAAACGATATGGAATGGATCGGTAAATTAGTTGCTGATATTTCATACAACAATGCAAAAGAGTATTTCAAATTTTAA
- the kduI gene encoding 5-dehydro-4-deoxy-D-glucuronate isomerase: MTKYSSRYASSPEAVKKYDTQQLREEFLIDDLMQEDEVVLVYSHYDRYIAGSAVPVKGDLTLETIDPLKAPYFLERRELGIINVGGSGSVVVEGTTYELGFKDALYIGAGNKDVVFKSDDKNNPAKFYLNSAPAHTTYPTKKVSLAEANKLQLGTMETANHRTVNQMIIGSVVTTCQLQMGMTELKPGSVWNTMPAHVHDRRMEVYFYLDIPQDQAVCHFMGQPQETRHIWMNNHQAVISPPWSIHSGSGTSNYTFIWGMAGENLDYGDMDVCKITDLR; the protein is encoded by the coding sequence ATGACAAAATATAGTTCAAGATACGCGTCAAGCCCTGAAGCAGTAAAAAAGTATGATACACAGCAATTGAGAGAAGAATTCTTAATTGATGACTTAATGCAGGAAGATGAAGTGGTATTGGTTTATTCACATTACGATAGATACATTGCAGGTTCTGCAGTTCCTGTAAAAGGCGATTTGACTCTAGAAACAATTGACCCGTTAAAAGCGCCTTATTTTTTAGAGCGTCGAGAGTTAGGTATCATCAATGTTGGAGGAAGCGGTTCTGTTGTAGTAGAAGGAACAACTTATGAGTTAGGTTTTAAAGATGCTTTGTATATCGGAGCTGGAAATAAAGATGTGGTTTTTAAAAGTGACGACAAAAACAATCCTGCTAAATTCTATTTAAATTCTGCACCGGCGCATACCACTTATCCTACTAAGAAAGTAAGTTTAGCTGAAGCTAATAAATTGCAATTGGGAACAATGGAAACGGCAAACCACCGTACCGTAAACCAAATGATTATTGGCAGCGTGGTTACTACTTGCCAATTGCAGATGGGAATGACAGAGTTGAAACCGGGAAGTGTTTGGAATACAATGCCAGCGCACGTTCACGATCGTAGAATGGAAGTGTATTTCTATTTGGATATTCCTCAAGATCAAGCGGTTTGCCATTTTATGGGACAGCCACAGGAAACAAGACATATCTGGATGAACAATCACCAAGCAGTAATTTCTCCGCCTTGGTCGATTCACTCAGGTTCTGGAACCAGCAATTATACTTTTATCTGGGGAATGGCGGGAGAAAACTTAGATTACGGGGATATGGATGTTTGTAAAATCACTGATTTAAGATAA
- a CDS encoding sugar kinase yields MSRVVAFGEIMLRLSTERHLRFSQSTAFGATYGGGEFNVCVSLANYGVNAEFVTRLPENEIGFSALKEIRKMNVESKNIVYGGERLGIYFLETGAGTRGSNVVYDRAHSAMSTIQKGQVDWEKVLEGAEWFHWSGITPAISESAAEACLEAIKVAHKLGVKISCDLNYRSKLWQYGKTPSEVMPEMLKYSNVILGDIDTAYFMLGIPKVNPNYQDEKSLPAVYDKLFELIPSLKVAATTLRYSVSASHQRIGGILYDGKAIYSAAVKEVTPVVDRVGSGDAFMGGLIYGLLEYNNNQRALDFAVAACCLKHTIAGDYNLVTLKEVENMIDGDGSALVSR; encoded by the coding sequence ATGAGTAGAGTAGTTGCATTTGGAGAAATCATGCTGCGTTTATCGACAGAAAGACATTTGCGTTTTTCACAATCTACAGCATTTGGTGCTACGTATGGAGGTGGAGAATTTAATGTATGTGTTTCGTTGGCTAATTATGGCGTAAATGCTGAATTTGTTACCAGACTGCCTGAAAATGAAATTGGTTTCTCTGCATTAAAAGAAATCAGAAAAATGAATGTCGAATCTAAAAACATTGTTTATGGAGGAGAGCGTTTAGGAATCTATTTCTTAGAAACTGGAGCAGGAACTCGTGGAAGCAATGTCGTTTATGATCGTGCTCACAGCGCCATGTCAACTATTCAAAAAGGACAGGTCGACTGGGAAAAAGTGCTGGAAGGAGCTGAATGGTTTCACTGGAGCGGTATTACACCAGCGATTTCAGAAAGTGCAGCAGAAGCTTGTTTAGAAGCGATTAAAGTCGCTCATAAATTAGGAGTTAAAATCTCATGTGATTTAAATTACAGATCAAAACTTTGGCAATATGGTAAAACGCCAAGCGAGGTAATGCCAGAAATGCTAAAATACAGCAATGTGATTTTAGGAGATATCGATACAGCATATTTTATGTTGGGAATCCCAAAAGTAAATCCGAATTATCAGGATGAAAAATCACTTCCAGCAGTATACGATAAATTGTTTGAATTGATTCCGAGCCTGAAGGTGGCGGCAACAACACTGCGTTACTCTGTTAGTGCTTCTCACCAGAGAATCGGCGGAATTTTATACGACGGAAAAGCAATTTACAGTGCAGCAGTTAAAGAAGTTACTCCAGTTGTAGACCGTGTTGGAAGCGGAGATGCCTTTATGGGCGGATTAATCTACGGTTTGTTGGAATATAATAATAACCAAAGAGCTTTAGATTTTGCAGTTGCCGCTTGTTGTTTGAAACATACAATTGCTGGAGATTATAACTTGGTTACTTTAAAAGAAGTTGAAAATATGATTGATGGTGATGGTTCTGCATTAGTATCAAGATAA
- a CDS encoding bifunctional 4-hydroxy-2-oxoglutarate aldolase/2-dehydro-3-deoxy-phosphogluconate aldolase, translated as MAKYSRIEVAQTMKDNGMVPLFFHSDIELSKKVLKACYDGGSRLMEFTSRGDFAHEVFGALNKYALAELPGMILGVGSITDAASASLYMSLGANFIVTPVFREDIAIACNRRKVLWSPGCGTLTEIARAEELGCEIVKLFPADTYGPEFIKAIKGPCPWTNIMPTGGVYPTVESLSSWLNAGATCVGLGSQLISKDILDNKDFDGLTAKVKQVLDIIKDIRK; from the coding sequence ATGGCAAAATATTCAAGAATTGAAGTAGCTCAGACAATGAAAGATAATGGTATGGTTCCGTTGTTTTTTCATTCTGATATTGAGTTGAGTAAGAAAGTTTTAAAAGCCTGTTATGACGGTGGTTCCAGATTAATGGAATTTACCAGCAGAGGTGATTTTGCTCACGAGGTTTTCGGAGCCTTAAACAAATATGCTTTAGCAGAACTTCCAGGAATGATCTTAGGAGTAGGTTCTATTACAGATGCAGCTTCGGCTTCGTTATACATGAGTTTAGGAGCAAATTTTATTGTAACACCGGTTTTTAGAGAAGATATAGCTATAGCTTGTAACCGTAGAAAAGTGCTTTGGTCTCCGGGCTGTGGTACTTTGACAGAAATTGCAAGAGCAGAAGAATTGGGCTGTGAAATTGTAAAATTATTTCCAGCTGATACCTACGGACCAGAATTTATTAAAGCCATAAAAGGCCCATGTCCGTGGACAAACATTATGCCGACTGGAGGCGTTTATCCAACGGTAGAAAGTTTAAGTTCATGGCTGAATGCTGGTGCAACTTGCGTTGGTTTAGGTTCGCAATTAATCTCAAAAGATATATTAGACAACAAAGACTTCGACGGATTAACTGCAAAAGTGAAACAGGTTCTTGACATTATAAAAGATATTAGAAAATAG
- a CDS encoding gluconate 5-dehydrogenase, giving the protein MTNLFDIKGKVALITGSTHGLGMAMAKGLGQAGATIVVNGNSSQEKIDNAVAELKSEGINAVGYKFNVTEEQEVKAAVAKIESEVGPIDILINNAGIIKRIPLLDMEVSDFREVVDIDLVSPFIVSKHVAKGMIERRQGKIINICSMMSELGRSTVSAYAAAKGGLKMLTKNMATEWAKYNVQINGIGPGYFATEQTKPIRVDGHPFNDFIISRTPAAKWGDPSDLAGAAIFLSSKASDFVNGHILYVDGGILATIGKPSNEE; this is encoded by the coding sequence ATGACAAACTTATTTGATATAAAAGGAAAAGTTGCCCTTATTACAGGAAGTACTCACGGACTGGGAATGGCAATGGCAAAAGGATTAGGTCAGGCGGGTGCAACAATTGTTGTAAACGGAAATTCTTCTCAAGAGAAAATTGATAATGCTGTAGCAGAATTAAAAAGTGAAGGCATAAATGCGGTGGGTTACAAATTTAATGTGACCGAAGAACAAGAAGTTAAGGCAGCTGTTGCGAAAATTGAAAGTGAAGTTGGACCAATTGATATCTTAATCAATAATGCTGGAATTATTAAAAGAATTCCACTTTTGGATATGGAAGTTTCAGATTTCAGAGAAGTAGTTGATATTGATCTTGTAAGTCCATTTATTGTTTCTAAGCATGTTGCAAAAGGAATGATTGAAAGAAGACAAGGGAAAATCATTAACATTTGCTCTATGATGAGCGAATTAGGACGTAGTACGGTTTCTGCTTACGCTGCTGCAAAAGGAGGTTTGAAAATGCTGACTAAAAACATGGCAACAGAATGGGCAAAATACAATGTTCAGATTAACGGAATCGGACCTGGATATTTTGCTACAGAACAGACAAAACCAATTAGAGTTGATGGGCATCCTTTTAATGATTTTATTATCAGCAGAACGCCTGCAGCAAAATGGGGAGATCCAAGCGATTTGGCTGGAGCAGCGATATTTTTATCATCAAAAGCGAGTGATTTTGTAAACGGTCACATTTTATATGTTGATGGAGGAATCCTTGCAACAATCGGAAAACCTTCAAACGAAGAATAA
- a CDS encoding glycoside hydrolase family 28 protein — MITNKIVTIKKILFLVALTLLISSCAKHSSSLSSENPWQRMDLVIKSIPQTHFADKVYNIKDFGAVADGKTLNTLAFQKAIKECTANGGGQVLVPNGKFLTGAIHLENNVNLHLEDHAEILFSLNPKDYPIVHTSWEGTELMNYSPLIYAKNKTNIAITGKGTLNGQADSTNWWIWSGGKGYGWKKGIPSQNDPTNREVLVDMAEKGIPVSERVFGEGRYLRPNFIEFFECNTALVKDITIINSPFWILHPIKTNNMIIDGVTVNSHGPNNDGCDPEYSQNILIKNCTFNTGDDCIAIKAGRDGDGRRVAIPSKNIIVQNCKMIDGHGGVVIGSEISAGVNNVFVENCVMDSPNLDRAIRIKTNSKRGGVIENIYVRNLEVGTVKECVLKLNMFYNVYGSQTGNFIPVIRNVSLENVTVKNGGKYSVWAEGYQESPVENITLKNVKIQKVDSVYLLKNVKNINFINTYINEKKVESINN, encoded by the coding sequence ATGATTACAAATAAGATAGTCACAATAAAAAAGATTCTTTTTTTAGTCGCTTTGACGCTGTTGATTTCGTCGTGTGCGAAACATTCTTCATCTCTTTCTTCAGAAAATCCGTGGCAAAGAATGGATTTAGTTATAAAAAGCATCCCTCAGACTCATTTTGCAGATAAAGTTTATAATATAAAAGATTTCGGAGCTGTTGCAGATGGAAAAACATTAAACACTTTAGCTTTTCAGAAAGCAATCAAAGAGTGTACGGCAAATGGCGGAGGGCAGGTTTTAGTTCCAAACGGAAAATTTCTAACGGGAGCAATTCATTTAGAGAATAATGTCAACCTGCATTTAGAAGATCACGCCGAGATTCTTTTTAGTTTAAATCCAAAAGATTATCCTATTGTTCATACTTCGTGGGAAGGAACAGAATTAATGAATTATTCTCCGCTTATTTATGCAAAGAATAAAACCAATATTGCAATTACTGGAAAAGGAACTTTAAACGGTCAGGCAGACAGCACCAACTGGTGGATTTGGTCTGGTGGAAAAGGTTATGGATGGAAGAAAGGTATTCCGTCTCAAAATGATCCTACGAATCGTGAAGTTTTGGTTGATATGGCAGAAAAAGGAATTCCAGTTTCTGAAAGAGTTTTCGGAGAAGGACGTTATTTAAGACCCAATTTTATTGAGTTTTTTGAATGCAATACGGCTTTGGTAAAAGATATTACCATAATCAATTCTCCATTTTGGATTTTGCATCCAATTAAAACAAACAATATGATTATTGACGGCGTAACGGTCAATAGCCATGGTCCGAACAATGATGGCTGCGATCCTGAATATTCGCAAAATATTCTAATCAAAAACTGCACTTTTAATACTGGTGACGATTGTATTGCTATTAAAGCGGGACGTGACGGAGACGGAAGAAGAGTGGCAATACCAAGTAAAAATATCATTGTACAAAACTGCAAAATGATCGATGGCCATGGCGGTGTTGTAATTGGAAGCGAAATTTCAGCAGGCGTAAATAATGTTTTTGTAGAAAACTGTGTCATGGACAGTCCGAATTTGGACCGTGCCATTCGTATCAAAACCAATTCGAAAAGAGGAGGAGTTATCGAAAATATTTATGTGCGAAATCTAGAAGTGGGAACTGTAAAAGAATGTGTTTTAAAACTAAACATGTTTTATAATGTATACGGATCTCAGACAGGAAACTTTATTCCAGTAATTAGAAATGTAAGCTTAGAGAATGTTACTGTAAAAAACGGTGGTAAATACAGCGTTTGGGCAGAAGGTTATCAGGAATCTCCAGTTGAGAATATTACGCTGAAAAATGTAAAAATCCAAAAGGTAGATTCTGTCTATTTATTAAAAAACGTAAAAAACATAAATTTTATAAATACCTATATCAATGAGAAAAAAGTAGAATCTATTAACAACTAA
- a CDS encoding tagaturonate reductase, with product MKKLNRINTGLEKLQPIKVVQFGEGNFLRAFVDYAFDKLNKEVDFNAGIAIVQPLKDGMVNMINDQDGLYTLFMNGIKKGEKIQDIELITNIVKTINPYTEFANYLALAKEEELQFIVSNTTEAGIEFIESDTPDMQPPVSFPAKLTVLLYERFKHFNGDASKGVTIIPCELIDYNSETLKKYILQYVDLWKLEDAFKTWVSDACTYHSTLVDRIVPGYPRAEIEEYNNKLDYEDNLIVAAEPFFLWAIEGGDDLKAKLPFHKTDLNVKIVDDIRPFKMIKVRILNGAHTAMVPFSLLHGNKLVMETVNGDFTGKFVNSVISEISETLDMDKNEITAYSEEVMDRFKNPFIKHALADIALNSVSKFKVRVLPSLLGYYKANQKLPVNLTFSLASLIRFYKGTWNGQSLPVKDGEDITAFFNGLWKSDDYEKIARLTLQNKGFWDEDLTEIPGLTRAITIALEEIDSNGIEAGFAKFQERIK from the coding sequence ATGAAAAAATTAAATAGAATAAATACAGGATTAGAAAAGTTACAGCCAATTAAGGTGGTTCAGTTTGGAGAAGGTAACTTTTTAAGAGCCTTTGTTGATTATGCTTTTGACAAACTAAATAAAGAAGTTGATTTTAATGCCGGTATTGCAATAGTTCAGCCTTTGAAAGACGGTATGGTAAATATGATTAATGATCAGGACGGTCTTTATACCTTATTTATGAACGGAATTAAAAAAGGTGAAAAAATACAAGATATTGAGTTAATTACCAATATTGTAAAAACGATAAACCCTTATACTGAATTTGCAAATTATTTGGCTTTAGCCAAAGAAGAAGAGCTTCAGTTTATTGTTTCTAATACTACAGAAGCTGGAATTGAATTTATTGAAAGTGATACTCCAGACATGCAGCCGCCAGTGTCATTTCCTGCAAAATTGACGGTTTTATTATATGAAAGATTTAAACATTTTAATGGAGATGCTTCTAAAGGAGTTACAATAATTCCTTGTGAATTAATTGATTATAACTCTGAGACACTGAAAAAATATATCTTGCAATATGTTGATTTATGGAAATTAGAAGATGCATTTAAAACTTGGGTATCAGATGCTTGTACATATCATAGTACTTTGGTTGACAGAATCGTTCCTGGATATCCAAGAGCTGAAATTGAAGAGTACAATAATAAATTAGATTATGAGGACAATTTAATCGTTGCTGCTGAACCTTTTTTCCTTTGGGCTATTGAAGGCGGAGATGATTTAAAAGCAAAATTGCCATTTCATAAAACAGACTTGAATGTAAAAATCGTTGATGATATACGTCCTTTTAAAATGATTAAAGTTCGTATTTTAAACGGTGCGCACACGGCAATGGTTCCTTTTTCACTTTTACATGGTAATAAATTAGTAATGGAAACTGTTAACGGAGACTTTACTGGAAAATTTGTAAACAGCGTTATTAGTGAAATTAGTGAAACTCTTGATATGGACAAAAATGAAATTACGGCCTATTCTGAGGAAGTAATGGACCGATTTAAAAATCCATTTATCAAACATGCGCTTGCTGATATTGCATTAAATTCTGTATCGAAATTCAAAGTAAGAGTTTTGCCTAGTTTATTAGGATATTATAAGGCTAACCAAAAATTGCCTGTTAATTTGACTTTTTCATTAGCGAGTTTAATTCGTTTCTACAAAGGAACGTGGAATGGTCAAAGTTTACCGGTTAAAGATGGTGAAGATATTACCGCTTTCTTTAACGGACTTTGGAAGTCTGATGATTACGAGAAAATCGCTCGTTTGACATTACAAAACAAAGGTTTCTGGGATGAGGATTTAACTGAAATTCCTGGATTAACAAGAGCAATTACAATTGCTTTGGAAGAAATAGATTCAAACGGAATTGAAGCTGGTTTTGCTAAGTTTCAAGAAAGAATAAAATAA
- a CDS encoding LacI family DNA-binding transcriptional regulator has protein sequence MSEKVTIYDIAEKLNITAATVSRALNNNPKIKEATRELVIKTAAAMNYKQNKLALALKSGRSNNIGVIVPRIDSNFFASVIRGIEEELYPHGYQVIICQTHESIKRENENLHTLVDAQVDGIMMSVTGISDENDSAFRNVLEKNVPLIFFDRSKHIDGVSSVTINDFKGGYLATKHLIDEGCRNIAHFSGDQSLDIFKNRFLGYKQALIDNGIEFNEKYVIYTKSAVDAGKEAVDKLLQLETPPDAIFSSSDFAALGAIQELKERNISIPSEFCVAGFSNEPFTKFMELSITSVDQSPLEMGRMSARVFLEQVDKTDTIKIEKKVVLAPELHIRKSSTRTNF, from the coding sequence ATGAGTGAAAAAGTAACTATTTACGATATTGCTGAAAAATTAAACATCACAGCTGCAACTGTTTCCAGAGCGTTAAACAATAATCCTAAAATAAAGGAAGCGACGCGAGAGTTGGTTATCAAAACTGCTGCTGCGATGAACTATAAGCAAAACAAACTTGCTTTAGCTTTAAAAAGCGGTCGAAGTAATAATATCGGAGTTATTGTTCCGCGTATTGACAGCAATTTTTTCGCGTCGGTAATTCGAGGAATCGAAGAAGAGCTTTATCCTCACGGCTATCAGGTTATTATTTGCCAGACCCATGAAAGCATTAAAAGAGAAAACGAAAACCTTCACACACTGGTAGATGCACAAGTAGACGGAATTATGATGTCGGTTACTGGCATTTCAGATGAAAATGACAGTGCATTCAGAAATGTATTAGAAAAAAATGTGCCGTTGATCTTTTTTGATAGAAGCAAACACATTGATGGCGTAAGTTCTGTAACCATTAATGACTTTAAAGGTGGTTATCTTGCAACTAAACACTTAATTGATGAAGGCTGTAGAAATATTGCTCATTTCTCTGGAGATCAATCATTGGACATCTTTAAAAATCGTTTTTTAGGCTACAAACAAGCTTTAATAGACAATGGAATAGAGTTTAATGAAAAATATGTAATCTATACCAAAAGTGCCGTCGATGCCGGAAAAGAAGCTGTTGATAAACTTTTACAATTAGAAACTCCTCCAGATGCCATATTTTCTTCGAGTGATTTTGCTGCTTTAGGAGCAATACAAGAGTTAAAAGAACGAAATATCAGTATTCCGAGTGAGTTTTGTGTTGCGGGTTTCAGTAACGAACCTTTTACCAAATTCATGGAATTATCGATTACCTCTGTAGATCAGTCACCATTAGAAATGGGAAGAATGTCTGCGCGTGTTTTCTTAGAACAAGTAGACAAAACAGATACTATTAAAATAGAAAAGAAAGTTGTTCTTGCACCAGAATTGCATATTCGTAAATCTTCGACAAGAACTAATTTTTAA
- a CDS encoding UxaA family hydrolase, giving the protein MATQKKLIKVHPTDNVAVALVDLTAGDVIDFEGQSITVESDVKMKHKIAMVPFNVGDRIIMYGVLVGKASARIEKGGLLSTLNVKHESDKVTGKTETIGWNAPNIDKWKDRTWQGYHREDGQVGTENVWLFFPLVFCENRNIEILKDIFEKELMKPKENDYQLLLRSLVKSETGGAGNQEASNDANLFNNIEVKFITHQGGCGGIRQDSHSLAKLLAGYVNNPNVAGATVLSLGCQNLQISIFKEALDAINPNSKKPVLIYDQQSIGTIETMLSSVVKDTFEAIKKANEIKREPAPLSKLRIGLECGGSDGFSGISANPTLGVLSDHLVALGGTTILSEFPELCGVEQELVNRCIDDKDGKRFLDLMQWYEKTVVDAGSGFDMNPSPGNIKDGLITDAMKSAGAAKKGGTSPIVGVYDYGEYINEPGFTLLCTPGNDVECTTAMVGSGANMVLFTTGLGTPTGNPIAPVVKISSNTQLANKMSDIIDIDTGGIITGEKSIDEMADEMLEFIIDVASGNIKTKAAILNQNDFIPWKRGVSL; this is encoded by the coding sequence ATGGCAACGCAGAAAAAATTAATAAAAGTTCACCCAACCGACAATGTTGCGGTTGCTTTGGTGGATCTTACTGCAGGCGATGTGATTGATTTTGAAGGACAATCAATTACAGTAGAGTCTGATGTGAAAATGAAACATAAGATTGCAATGGTTCCTTTTAATGTAGGGGACAGAATCATTATGTATGGTGTTTTAGTAGGAAAAGCAAGTGCAAGAATCGAAAAAGGAGGATTGCTTTCTACTTTAAACGTAAAACACGAAAGTGATAAAGTTACAGGCAAAACAGAAACTATTGGCTGGAATGCTCCTAATATTGATAAATGGAAAGATAGAACGTGGCAGGGCTATCACAGAGAAGATGGACAGGTTGGAACAGAAAATGTGTGGTTGTTTTTTCCATTGGTTTTTTGTGAAAACAGAAACATCGAAATCCTAAAAGATATTTTTGAGAAAGAATTGATGAAACCTAAAGAGAACGATTATCAGTTGTTGTTGCGTTCTTTGGTGAAATCAGAAACTGGAGGAGCAGGAAATCAAGAAGCTTCAAACGATGCTAACTTGTTCAATAATATTGAAGTGAAATTCATTACGCACCAAGGTGGATGTGGTGGAATTCGTCAAGATTCTCACAGTTTAGCGAAGCTTTTGGCTGGTTATGTAAACAATCCAAACGTGGCTGGAGCAACGGTATTGAGTTTAGGATGCCAGAATCTTCAAATTTCAATTTTCAAGGAAGCTTTAGATGCTATTAATCCAAACAGTAAAAAGCCTGTTTTGATTTACGATCAGCAGTCTATCGGGACAATTGAAACGATGTTGAGCAGTGTAGTAAAAGATACTTTTGAAGCCATTAAAAAGGCAAACGAAATTAAGAGAGAGCCAGCTCCATTATCTAAACTAAGAATTGGTTTAGAATGCGGTGGATCTGACGGATTTTCTGGAATTTCTGCAAACCCAACGTTGGGAGTATTGTCGGATCATTTAGTTGCTTTAGGAGGAACTACAATTCTTTCTGAATTTCCTGAATTATGTGGAGTAGAACAGGAATTAGTAAACCGTTGTATAGATGATAAAGATGGAAAACGTTTCTTAGATTTAATGCAATGGTACGAAAAAACAGTTGTAGATGCAGGTTCAGGATTTGATATGAATCCGTCTCCAGGTAACATCAAAGACGGTTTAATTACAGATGCAATGAAATCGGCTGGTGCAGCTAAAAAAGGAGGGACTTCACCAATTGTAGGCGTTTACGATTATGGAGAATATATTAATGAACCAGGCTTTACATTGTTATGTACTCCTGGAAACGATGTAGAATGTACAACTGCAATGGTTGGTTCTGGAGCCAATATGGTATTGTTTACAACAGGTTTAGGAACTCCGACAGGAAACCCAATTGCACCAGTTGTAAAGATTTCATCAAACACGCAGTTAGCAAATAAAATGTCTGATATTATCGATATTGATACTGGTGGAATTATCACTGGAGAAAAATCAATTGATGAAATGGCCGACGAAATGTTAGAATTTATTATTGATGTTGCCAGCGGTAACATTAAAACTAAAGCTGCAATATTAAATCAGAACGATTTTATTCCTTGGAAAAGAGGGGTATCGCTTTAA